A portion of the Haemorhous mexicanus isolate bHaeMex1 chromosome 3, bHaeMex1.pri, whole genome shotgun sequence genome contains these proteins:
- the PEX3 gene encoding peroxisomal biogenesis factor 3 — MLRSLWSFLKRHKKKCLVLGTFLGGVYLLGKYGQKKIREIQEREAAEYIAQARRQYHFESNQRTCNMTVLSMLPTLRDALMHQLNSESLTSLLKNRPANKLEIWEDLKIISFTRSIVAVYSTCMLVVLLRVQLNIIGGYIYLDNAALGKNGTTPLAPPEVQQQYLSSIQHLLGDGLTELITIVKQAVHKVFGSISLKQTLSLLELEQKLKDIREVVEHKDSDQIASYSPLCHYLMPDEENPLASQACGLTERDIATIKLLNETRDMLESPDFSTVLSTCLNRGFSRLLDNMAEFFRPTEKDLSQNSSVNSLSSVSLPLAKIIPIINGQIHSVCSETPSHFVQDLLMMEQVKDFAANVYEAFSTPQQLEK; from the exons GAGTCTATTTACTGGGAAAATATGGGCagaagaaaatcagagaaatccAGGAACGAGAGGCAGCTGAGTACATTGCCCAGGCACGAAGGCAGTACCATTTTGAGAGTAATCAGAGGACGTGCAATATGACAg TACTCTCAATGCTTCCAACACTGAGGGATGCCTTAATGCATCAGTTAAACTCTGAGAGTCTCACATCTCTTCTTAAAAATAG GCCAGCAAACAAGTTAGAAATCTGGGAGGATTTAAAGATAATAA GTTTCACCCGCAGCATTGTCGCTGTGTACAGCACCTGCATGCTGGTGGTTCTCTTGCGAGTGCAGTTGAACATCATCGGCGGTTACATCTACCTGGATAACGCCGCGCTCGGCAAGAACGGCACA ACACCACTAGCACCCCCTGAAGTCCAGCAGCAATATTTATCAAGCATTCAGCACCTTTTAGGAGATG GACTGACTGAGTTAATAACTATTGTTAAACAAGCTGTGCATAAAGTTTTTGGAAG tatTTCCCTTAAGCAGACCCTGTCTCTTCTGGAACTGGAACAGAAGCTTAAAGATATCAGGGAAGTAGTGGAACATAAAGATTCGGATCAGATTGCATCTTATTCTCCCTTATGTCATTATCTGATGCCAGATGAAGAAAACCCTTTGGCTAGCCAG GCCTGTGGACTCACAGAAAGAGACATTGCTACAATTAAATTACTGAATGAAACTAGAGATATGCTAGAAAG tccAGACTTCAGTACAGTTTTGAGCACATGTTTAAATAGAGGATTCAGTCGACTGCTGGACAATATGGCAGAATTTTTTAGACCTACTGAAAAGGACCTTTCTCAAAACAGCTCTGTAAATag TCTTTCCAGTGTCAGTCTTCCTCTAGCCAAGATAATTCCAATAATAAATGGACAGATCCATTCAGTCTGCAGTGAAACACCCAGTCACTTTGTTCAG GACCTGTTGATGATGGAACAAGTGAAAGATTTTGCTGCTAATGTTTATGAAGCTTTTAGTACCCCTCAGCAACTAGAGAAATGA
- the FUCA2 gene encoding plasma alpha-L-fucosidase isoform X2: MDANYPPGFSYEDFGPLFTAEFFDPNQWADILKASGAKYVVLTSKHHEGFTLWGSKYSWNWNAVDVGPKRDLVGELATSVRNRTDLHFGLYHSLFEWFNPLFLEDATNAFNTSKFPTSKSLPELYEIVTKYQPEIIWSDGDGNAPDTYWNSTGFLAWLYNDSPVRDTVVTNDRWGAGSICAHGGYYTCSDRYNPGHLLPHKWENCMTIDRSSWGYRRDARLRDYLSIEDLVKQLAETVSCGGNLLMNIGPTHDGRIAVVFEERLRQVGSWLQVNGEAIYGTKPWRAQNDTVTPGVWYTFTPKEGKVNAIFLNWPVSGILELGEPRTKPGETQVKLAGYRELLKWVALGEKGMVIALPQLTPQQMPCQWGWTLQLTDVD; the protein is encoded by the exons ATGGATGCAAATTACCCACCTGGCTTCAGCTATGAAGATTTTGGTCCTCTGTTTACAGCAGAATTCTTTGATCCCAACCAGTGGGCAGATATTCTGAAGGCTTCAGGTGCAAAATACGTTGTCTTAACTTCAAAACATCATGAGG gCTTTACTTTGTGGGGGTCCAAATATTCTTGGAACTGGAATGCTGTTGATGTGGGACCAAAGCGAGATCTTGTTGGTGAACTAGCAACATCTGTTAGAAACAGGACTGATTTGCATTTTGGGTTATACCATTCCCTGTTTGAATGGTTCAATCCTCTCTTCCTTGAGGATGCCACCAATGCCTTTAACACAAGCAAGTTTCCCACCAGCAAATCATTACCAGAACTCTATGAAATTGTGACCAAGTACCAGCCAGAAATAATTTGGTCTGATGGGGATGGAAATGCTCCAGATACTTACTGGAACAGCACCGGTTTCTTGGCTTGGCTGTATAATGACAG CCCGGTCCGGGACACAGTGGTGACCAATGACCgctggggagctggcagcaTCTGTGCCCATGGCGGCTACTACACGTGCAGCGACCGCTACAACCCCgggcacctcctgccccacaAGTGGGAGAACTGCATGACCATCGACCGCAGCTCCTGGGGCTACCGCCGGGACGCCCGGCTCCGGGACTACCTCTCCATCGAGGACTTGGTGAAG CAACTTGCAGAAACAGTGTCTTGTGGAGGAAATCTCCTGATGAACATCGGGCCCACCCACGACGGTCGCATCGCTGTTGTGTTTGAGGAGCGCCTGAGGCAGGTGGGCTCTTGGCTGCAGGTCAATGGAGAGGCCATCTATGGAACGAAACCATGGAGAGCACAGAATGACACTGTCACACCTGGAGTCTG GTACACTTTCACCCCTAAAGAAGGGAAAGTCAATGCTATCTTCCTTAACTGGCCAGTCTCTGGGATTCTGGAACTTGGTGAGCCACGGACTAAGCCTGGAGAAACGCAG GTGAAGCTGGCTGGATACAGGGAACTGCTGAAATGGGTTGCCCTGGGAGAAAAGGGAATGGTTATTGCTCTACCTCAATTGACTCCTCAGCAAATGCCATGTCAGTGGGGCTGGACCTTACAACTGACTGATGTAGACTGA
- the FUCA2 gene encoding plasma alpha-L-fucosidase isoform X1 encodes MSGPGGRAALALLLLLLLLGLPGLPQARPRYEPTWGSLDARPLPAWFDEAKFGVFIHWGVFSVPSFGSEWFWWYWQKEKREPYVKFMDANYPPGFSYEDFGPLFTAEFFDPNQWADILKASGAKYVVLTSKHHEGFTLWGSKYSWNWNAVDVGPKRDLVGELATSVRNRTDLHFGLYHSLFEWFNPLFLEDATNAFNTSKFPTSKSLPELYEIVTKYQPEIIWSDGDGNAPDTYWNSTGFLAWLYNDSPVRDTVVTNDRWGAGSICAHGGYYTCSDRYNPGHLLPHKWENCMTIDRSSWGYRRDARLRDYLSIEDLVKQLAETVSCGGNLLMNIGPTHDGRIAVVFEERLRQVGSWLQVNGEAIYGTKPWRAQNDTVTPGVWYTFTPKEGKVNAIFLNWPVSGILELGEPRTKPGETQVKLAGYRELLKWVALGEKGMVIALPQLTPQQMPCQWGWTLQLTDVD; translated from the exons ATGTCGGGCCCGGGCGGGCGCGCCGCgctggcgctgctgctgctgctgctgctgctggggctgcccggGCTGCCGCAGGCCCGGCCCCGCTACGAGCCCACCTGGGGCTCGCTGGACGCCCGACCGCTGCCCGCGTGGTTTGACGAGGCGAAGTTCGGCGTCTTCATCCACTGGGGCGTGTTCTCGGTGCCCAGCTTCGGCAGCGAGTGGTTCTg GTGGTActggcagaaggaaaagagagagccCTATGTGAAATTTATGGATGCAAATTACCCACCTGGCTTCAGCTATGAAGATTTTGGTCCTCTGTTTACAGCAGAATTCTTTGATCCCAACCAGTGGGCAGATATTCTGAAGGCTTCAGGTGCAAAATACGTTGTCTTAACTTCAAAACATCATGAGG gCTTTACTTTGTGGGGGTCCAAATATTCTTGGAACTGGAATGCTGTTGATGTGGGACCAAAGCGAGATCTTGTTGGTGAACTAGCAACATCTGTTAGAAACAGGACTGATTTGCATTTTGGGTTATACCATTCCCTGTTTGAATGGTTCAATCCTCTCTTCCTTGAGGATGCCACCAATGCCTTTAACACAAGCAAGTTTCCCACCAGCAAATCATTACCAGAACTCTATGAAATTGTGACCAAGTACCAGCCAGAAATAATTTGGTCTGATGGGGATGGAAATGCTCCAGATACTTACTGGAACAGCACCGGTTTCTTGGCTTGGCTGTATAATGACAG CCCGGTCCGGGACACAGTGGTGACCAATGACCgctggggagctggcagcaTCTGTGCCCATGGCGGCTACTACACGTGCAGCGACCGCTACAACCCCgggcacctcctgccccacaAGTGGGAGAACTGCATGACCATCGACCGCAGCTCCTGGGGCTACCGCCGGGACGCCCGGCTCCGGGACTACCTCTCCATCGAGGACTTGGTGAAG CAACTTGCAGAAACAGTGTCTTGTGGAGGAAATCTCCTGATGAACATCGGGCCCACCCACGACGGTCGCATCGCTGTTGTGTTTGAGGAGCGCCTGAGGCAGGTGGGCTCTTGGCTGCAGGTCAATGGAGAGGCCATCTATGGAACGAAACCATGGAGAGCACAGAATGACACTGTCACACCTGGAGTCTG GTACACTTTCACCCCTAAAGAAGGGAAAGTCAATGCTATCTTCCTTAACTGGCCAGTCTCTGGGATTCTGGAACTTGGTGAGCCACGGACTAAGCCTGGAGAAACGCAG GTGAAGCTGGCTGGATACAGGGAACTGCTGAAATGGGTTGCCCTGGGAGAAAAGGGAATGGTTATTGCTCTACCTCAATTGACTCCTCAGCAAATGCCATGTCAGTGGGGCTGGACCTTACAACTGACTGATGTAGACTGA